The Chitinophaga lutea genome contains the following window.
GTTTTCGAGAATGGTGGTTTTGAAAAACTTCCGCCCCAGCGTAATGGCAATTACGGCAATGGGGATAGACGCGGAAACGGTGAGGCCCGCTTTCAGGGCCAGGTATACGGTGGCTGCGCCAAAGATCACGCCGGCAAGGCATCCCAGCAGGATGGACTTCAGCGTCAACTCTTTCATTTTTACTTCGGGCGCAACAAAAGGTTTGAATTTGGTTTCTGACATAAGAAAGGGGAATTAGATTTCGAGTACCATTTCCTAAATATAAGGATATTAAATTAAAAGGGATACAAGTATGCTTGTATCCCTTTTAGATATAGATTATGTATTATTTCGATTCGTGCATCCAGCGACCCAGCCAGCGGGTCAGCAATAGGAGGATCACAGAGGCGACGCCCGCCATTACGACGAAGAGCATGAAGAAGTCGTACAGCGAGCTCATGCTATAACCGAGGAAGTGCGTGGTTTGGCCCGGCTCCGGATAAAGCGCGCTCAGTTTGCCGGCGAGCACGTTCGCAGCTGCGTTGGCCATGAACCAAACCGCCATCAGCAACGATGCGAAACGGATGGGGGCCAGTTTGTTCACCAGCGAAAGACCGATCGGGGAAAGGCATAATTCGCCCCAGGTATGCAGCGCGTACATGCTGGTCAGCCACATCATGTTTACTTTCTGTTTGTGCGGATCCTTCACGCCGTAAGCGATCACCAGGAACCCGAGGGCGAGCAGCAACAGGCCGATGGCCATCTTCGCGGGGGAATTGGGCTCCATTTTGCGTTTACCCAGAAACAGCCAGATACCGGCAAACAGGGGCGCAAAAATCACCACGAAGGCGGAGTTCAGCGACTGGAACCAGGAAGGAGGCACCGTAAAGTTGAGGAAGGGAATGTACCGGTCTGTCTGTTCGTTCGCAAAGAACGACAGGGAAGCGCCGGCCTGTTCGAAAGCGCTCCAGAAGAAAACCACGAAAAACGACACGATGAATATCACGATGATACGCTGCACTTCGATTCTTGTCAGCGACTTGTCGGAGAAAATCAGCACCAGTATTACAATAAAGGCCACCAGCAGTAGCATGGAGATATCGAAGGCAACCTTCACGGAGCCTACCATGAAACTGGGGATCTGATCGGCGTGCATGTACAACAGCCCCACTGCAACGGCAGAAAGTGCCAGCATAAACAGGAGCGACTGCAGGGAGAACGGGTTCTTAAGGAAGTGTTTTTTGCCTTCCATCCGCTCCGGTATGATGCCGACAGGTTTTCCCTCGGGGGATACGATATATTTGTCTTTCAGGTATTTGAACGTGATCACGCTGAGCAGCATCCCGATGCCTGCGGCGAGGAAGGCCCATTTGAAGTCGGCCGGGTTACCGGTATTGCCCACAAGGCCGCAGATAAAGGGCCCGAGCATGCCGCCTACGTTGATGCCCATGTAGAAGATGGTATAGGCTGGATCCAACCGTTTGTCCTGGCTGGGGTACAACTGCCCTACCATGGATGAGATGTTCGGCTTGAAGAACCCGTTCCCGGCGATCATGATGCCCAGGCCGGTATAAAACAGCAGCCGCGATAAGTCGGGGTTGTTTTGTAGTTCCTGGTAATAACTGGCAAAACCGAATAGCAGGAATTCCGCAAAGGCCATGAACAGCCCGCCGATAATGATCGAATGCCGGTTGCCCCAGTAACGGTCGGCGATATAACCGCCCACCAGCGGGGTCAGGTAAGAAAGGCCGGTATAGCCGCCATAGAGGTTGGAGGCAAAGGGCTTCGCATACAGCAATGCGTCTGTCATAAAATAGATGAGGATGGCCCTCATGCCATAATAGTTAAAACGCTCCCACATTTCAGTGGCAAATAATACGTACAACCCCTTCGGGTGGCCCGATGTACCAGACTTCGTATTCATAAAATGGTTAGTTTAGATTAGTTGATTTTCTCACAAATAGCAGTTGCTCAACGAAAATTAGGTCGGCAATATAAATAAAATCAACATCCCGCATCGAAAAACTGGCTTTTTTGGCCTTTCTTTGCAAAAATTTTCCGGGCATGCGGCCAGGCGTTGTATGTACCGGATTCCCCTCATCGTATTACGTTTCAAGCCATTATGAAATATGTGTGTTCCTCCGGACTGGCATGTTCCATCGGGCATTTTTAAAGAAGAACTCAGATTCTGATGAATATATTACTCTTAGGTAGCGGCGGCCGGGAACATGCACTGGCCTGGAAAATGTCACAGAGCACCGCATGTTCCAACCTGTACATCGCCCCCGGCAACGCGGGCACGGCAGCCCACGGCACCAATGTGGACATGGCGGTGAGCGACTTCGAAAAGATCAAAACGTTCTGTATCGAGCACCGGATCGACATGCTCGTGCCGGGCTCGGAAGAGCCGCTGGTGAAGGGGATTTACGATTTTTTCAAGGCAGACGCCGCACTGCAGCACATCCCGGTGATCGGTCCTTCCGAAACCGGCGCCCAGCTGGAGGGCAGCAAGGCTTTCGCCAAGCAGTTCATGCAACGGCACAACATCCCCACCGCTGCTTACCGCGAGTTCAGTGAGGCGAATTTTGAAGAAGGCGTGGCCTACCTGCGGCAGCACTCCCTGCCTATCGTGCTGAAGGCGGACGGCCTGGCTGCGGGCAAAGGCGTGGTGATCACCAGCTCCCACGACGAAGCGGTGGCCGAGTTCGAAGAAATGATCAAAGCCGCCAAATTCGGCGACGCCAGCAAAAAAGTAGTGATCGAACAATTCCTCACCGGCATCGAGCTCTCCGTTTTTGTGCTCACCGATGGGAAGAACTATAAAATACTGCCTACCGCCAAGGATTACAAACGCATTGGCGAAGGCGATGCCGGGCTCAATACCGGCGGGATGGGGGCTGTTTCGCCCGTGCCGTTTGCCACGGATGCCTTTATGCAGCTGGTGGACGACCGTATCATCCGCCCGACCGTGGCCGGTTTGGCGCAGGAAGGGATCGTGTACCAGGGTTTCATTTTCTTCGGCCTCATCAAGGTGGAAGGTGAGCCCTACGTCATCGAGTACAATTGCCGTATGGGCGACCCCGAAACCGAAGTGGTGATACCCCGCCTCCGGAACGACCTGCTGGAGCTGTTTGCCGCAGTGCAAAAACAGCAGCTGGATACCGTGGAAGTGTTTGAAGACCCCAGGGCTGCCGCCACCGTAATGCTGGTGAGCGCAGGTTACCCCGAGGCTTATGAGAAGGGGAAAGAAATTTCAGACATCCCGGCTCCGGCCAAAGACCAGCTGGTATTCCATGCCGGCACCAGGGAAGAGGGCGGAAAGGTGCTCACCAACGGCGGCCGCGTGATCACCGTTACATCTTTGGCAAGCGATTTGCAGCTCGCACTCGCGCACTCCAAACAAACGGCCGCGCACATACAATTCGAGGGCAAGTATTATCGTCGGGATATTGGATATGAATTTGTTAGCTGACAACTTCGTACAGGGTTCACGGATAGAAAAAATATGCAAATCGTAACTGTCTGCACTTTATTCAGAATTCCGCTTGAATAATCCAATAATTGCATCGTATATTCGTTAGAATTATTCATTTTTGCATTCAAATATTTTTGACCGTATCAAACAATGGGCTTCTTTAACTTTTTAACGCAGGAGATTGCAATTGACCTGGGAACAGCCAATACGCTGATCATTCACAATGACCAGGTGGTGGTGGACGAACCTTCCATTGTGGCCATTGAAAGGGCCAGCGGGAAGATCGTGGCCGTGGGCAAAAAGGCAATGATGATGCACGAGAAAACGCATGAATACCTGCGTACCATCCGTCCCCTTAAAGACGGTGTGATCGCGGATTTCAATGCTGCTGAGGGTATGCTCCGGGAGCTGATCAAGATGGTTTATCCTAAGAAGCCGTTATTTGCCCCCAGCTGGAAAATGGTGATCTGTATCCCTTCCAGCATCACGGAAGTGGAAAAACGGGCGGTGCGCGACTCTGCGGAGCAGGCGGGCGCCAAGGAAGTATACCTGATTCACGAGCCCATGGCTGCCGCCCTGGGTATTGGCATAGATGTGGAAGAACCGGTGGGTAACATGATCATCGATATCGGGGGTGGTACCACCGGTATTTCCGTGATCGCCCTGGCCGGTATCGTCTGCGACCAGAGTATCCGTATCGCCGGTGACGAGTTCACCGCGGACATCATGGAAGCCCTGCGCCGCTACCACAGTCTGCTGATCGGAGAAAGAACCGCGGAGCAGATCAAGATCCAGATCGGTTCGGCCCTGAAGGAGCTGGACAATCCGCCGGACGACATTCCTGTAAACGGCCGTGACCTCGTAACCGGTATCCCCAAACAGATCATGGTATCTTACCAGGAGATCGCCGAAGCGCTCGATAAATCCATCTTCAAGATAGAGGAAGCCATCCTCAAAGCGCTGGAAACAACGCCGCCGGAGCTGGCATCGGATATTTACCGCCGCGGCCTCTACCTCACAGGAGGTGGTGCATTGCTGCGAGGGCTGGACAAACGCCTCTCCCAGAAAATCAAACTCCCCGTTCACGTGGCAGACGACCCGCTGCGTGCCGTGGTAAGAGGCACCGGTATTGCCCTCAAACACATTGGCAAGTATCCTTTCCTGATGCAATAAAATCTTAGTACAGTACGCCGGAGCCCGCGCCCCGGCGTACTGAAACCGGAATTCAAGACTCGAATCAAGTGCGAAATCTGATCATTTTCTTAAGGCGGTATTTCAACTTCTTTCTGTTTCTGCTGCTGGAAGTGATGTGCTTTGTATTCGTATTCCGGAACAACAATTTCCAGCGTACCGCATACCTCAATTCCTCCAACAGCATGAGCGGGAAGTTATACACCAAGTATAACGACGTACAGTACTATTTTCACCTGAAAGCGACGAACGACAGCCTGGTCAAGGAAAACCTCCGGCTCCACAACGAGCTGGCCTCGAGTTTTGACGTAAAAGACACTTCTTCCCTGATCAAATTCGACACCTTAAGAAAATACAGCAACGACACGTCGCGCAAGCTGCTGAGCACCGAAGTGCGGAAATTCCTTTACCGTGAGGCCAAGGTGATCAACAACTCCGTGAACCGCGAAATCAATACTATCACCATCCGCCGCGGCAGTAAAGACGGTGTACGCCCCAATATGGGCGTCATAGGGCCAAACGGTGTGGTGGGCGTTGTGCGCAGCGTAAGCGAAAACTACGCCGTGGTGATTTCCATGCTCTATAAATCCAGCGGCTCTTCTTCGAGCAGCAACTTCGGCTTCAGCGCCAAGCTGAAAACCTCCGGCGAAATCGGTACGGTGAACTGGAACGGCGGCAACGCTTCCATCGGCCAGATGAAAGACATCCCCCGCAGCGCCAAACTGCGCAAGGGCGATACGGTGATCACCAGCGGCTTCTCCGCGGTATTCCCCGAAAACA
Protein-coding sequences here:
- a CDS encoding peptide MFS transporter, which translates into the protein MNTKSGTSGHPKGLYVLFATEMWERFNYYGMRAILIYFMTDALLYAKPFASNLYGGYTGLSYLTPLVGGYIADRYWGNRHSIIIGGLFMAFAEFLLFGFASYYQELQNNPDLSRLLFYTGLGIMIAGNGFFKPNISSMVGQLYPSQDKRLDPAYTIFYMGINVGGMLGPFICGLVGNTGNPADFKWAFLAAGIGMLLSVITFKYLKDKYIVSPEGKPVGIIPERMEGKKHFLKNPFSLQSLLFMLALSAVAVGLLYMHADQIPSFMVGSVKVAFDISMLLLVAFIVILVLIFSDKSLTRIEVQRIIVIFIVSFFVVFFWSAFEQAGASLSFFANEQTDRYIPFLNFTVPPSWFQSLNSAFVVIFAPLFAGIWLFLGKRKMEPNSPAKMAIGLLLLALGFLVIAYGVKDPHKQKVNMMWLTSMYALHTWGELCLSPIGLSLVNKLAPIRFASLLMAVWFMANAAANVLAGKLSALYPEPGQTTHFLGYSMSSLYDFFMLFVVMAGVASVILLLLTRWLGRWMHESK
- a CDS encoding rod shape-determining protein translates to MGFFNFLTQEIAIDLGTANTLIIHNDQVVVDEPSIVAIERASGKIVAVGKKAMMMHEKTHEYLRTIRPLKDGVIADFNAAEGMLRELIKMVYPKKPLFAPSWKMVICIPSSITEVEKRAVRDSAEQAGAKEVYLIHEPMAAALGIGIDVEEPVGNMIIDIGGGTTGISVIALAGIVCDQSIRIAGDEFTADIMEALRRYHSLLIGERTAEQIKIQIGSALKELDNPPDDIPVNGRDLVTGIPKQIMVSYQEIAEALDKSIFKIEEAILKALETTPPELASDIYRRGLYLTGGGALLRGLDKRLSQKIKLPVHVADDPLRAVVRGTGIALKHIGKYPFLMQ
- the purD gene encoding phosphoribosylamine--glycine ligase; the encoded protein is MNILLLGSGGREHALAWKMSQSTACSNLYIAPGNAGTAAHGTNVDMAVSDFEKIKTFCIEHRIDMLVPGSEEPLVKGIYDFFKADAALQHIPVIGPSETGAQLEGSKAFAKQFMQRHNIPTAAYREFSEANFEEGVAYLRQHSLPIVLKADGLAAGKGVVITSSHDEAVAEFEEMIKAAKFGDASKKVVIEQFLTGIELSVFVLTDGKNYKILPTAKDYKRIGEGDAGLNTGGMGAVSPVPFATDAFMQLVDDRIIRPTVAGLAQEGIVYQGFIFFGLIKVEGEPYVIEYNCRMGDPETEVVIPRLRNDLLELFAAVQKQQLDTVEVFEDPRAAATVMLVSAGYPEAYEKGKEISDIPAPAKDQLVFHAGTREEGGKVLTNGGRVITVTSLASDLQLALAHSKQTAAHIQFEGKYYRRDIGYEFVS
- the mreC gene encoding rod shape-determining protein MreC, which codes for MRNLIIFLRRYFNFFLFLLLEVMCFVFVFRNNNFQRTAYLNSSNSMSGKLYTKYNDVQYYFHLKATNDSLVKENLRLHNELASSFDVKDTSSLIKFDTLRKYSNDTSRKLLSTEVRKFLYREAKVINNSVNREINTITIRRGSKDGVRPNMGVIGPNGVVGVVRSVSENYAVVISMLYKSSGSSSSSNFGFSAKLKTSGEIGTVNWNGGNASIGQMKDIPRSAKLRKGDTVITSGFSAVFPENIIIGYIDTFHLTDKSSTSYDIRLKFATNFYNLQYVYVIENLLREEQTRLEDSTRNLLK